In the Topomyia yanbarensis strain Yona2022 chromosome 3, ASM3024719v1, whole genome shotgun sequence genome, one interval contains:
- the LOC131686905 gene encoding uncharacterized protein LOC131686905, whose product MPRNYKRKTCRRSWSKEQLNLAKDAVSEGVSIKCAAKSFGIPRITLLDHVRGKVTKSKLGPKETVFTADQENELIHHMHDLESRFYGITKDDIRQLAFELAERNGIQHPLNKQKRRAGRDWLYRFMKRNPKLTFRKAEATSAARAGAFNKVSVDSFFDMR is encoded by the coding sequence ATGCCTCGAAACTACAAAAGGAAGACCTGTCGTAGGAGCTGGAGCAAAGAACAGTTGAATCTTGCGAAAGATGCTGTCAGTGAAGGTGTTTCCATAAAATGTGCGGCAAAATCGTTTGGTATTCCAAGAATCACACTATTGGATCACGTCCGTGGCAAGGTGACGAAATCAAAACTCGGACCAAAAGAAACCGTCTTTACGGCAGATCAGGAAAATGAATTGATACATCATATGCATGACTTGGAGAGTCGATTCTATGGAATTACAAAAGACGACATTCGTCAACTAGCCTTCGAACTTGCCGAAAGAAACGGGATACAACATCCATTAAACAAGCAAAAAAGAAGAGCTGGACGCGATTGGCTGTACCGATTTATGAAACGTAATCCGAAACTAACATTTCGGAAGGCAGAAGCAACGTCCGCCGCAAGAGCCGGGGCGTTTAACAAAGTGTCCGTAGATTCTTTCTTCGATAtgcggtga